The Kitasatospora sp. NBC_00374 genome has a segment encoding these proteins:
- a CDS encoding DHCW motif cupin fold protein, whose product MDMVGIPFGTTDWSSVPTSEHPGESGSATWRTREFGSVRVRMVEYSPGYVADHWCSRGHILLVLEGTLTTELANGDVVTLHAGSSYQVGDDVEPHRSRTREGARLFVVD is encoded by the coding sequence ATGGACATGGTCGGAATACCTTTCGGGACCACGGACTGGTCATCGGTCCCGACGTCGGAGCATCCGGGCGAATCCGGGAGCGCGACCTGGCGCACGCGTGAATTCGGTTCCGTGCGCGTCCGGATGGTGGAGTACAGCCCCGGCTACGTAGCCGATCACTGGTGCAGCCGGGGCCACATCCTGCTGGTTCTGGAGGGGACGCTCACCACCGAGTTGGCGAACGGCGACGTCGTCACGCTCCACGCGGGGAGCAGCTACCAGGTCGGCGACGACGTGGAGCCGCACCGCTCACGTACCCGGGAGGGCGCCCGCCTGTTCGTCGTCGACTGA
- a CDS encoding DUF4232 domain-containing protein — MAGTVTASAPPSVPPEQHTAGAFPTRAGASASAGGERVRITKVRSVPSKEASVEHGVCPSSGTRVYADEGDAAMGLRVLGLHLENCGAGTVRLNGYPELQVVDEEHRPVDSVQVLHGGSAIATGTGADDPPQPVTLGPGESAYAGLVWRNTVEAGVADPVNAPYLRVRAEAGADPVMVIPELDLGTTGRLGVGAWKKGDPSS, encoded by the coding sequence GTGGCGGGCACCGTCACGGCGAGTGCGCCCCCGTCCGTCCCGCCCGAACAGCACACGGCCGGCGCGTTCCCCACCCGCGCGGGTGCGTCGGCCTCGGCAGGCGGCGAGCGGGTGCGGATCACCAAGGTGCGCAGTGTCCCGAGCAAGGAGGCGTCGGTCGAGCACGGGGTCTGTCCGTCGTCCGGGACGCGGGTGTACGCCGACGAGGGCGATGCCGCGATGGGGCTGCGGGTGCTCGGCCTCCACCTGGAGAACTGCGGGGCGGGGACCGTCCGACTGAACGGCTATCCGGAACTCCAGGTCGTCGACGAGGAGCACAGGCCCGTCGACAGCGTGCAGGTCCTGCACGGCGGCAGCGCCATCGCGACCGGCACCGGCGCCGACGACCCGCCCCAGCCGGTCACTCTGGGGCCCGGCGAGAGCGCCTACGCCGGGTTGGTCTGGCGCAATACCGTCGAGGCCGGCGTGGCCGACCCGGTGAACGCACCGTACCTGAGGGTCCGGGCCGAAGCGGGCGCCGACCCGGTGATGGTGATCCCGGAACTCGACCTCGGCACCACGGGCCGCCTCGGTGTCGGCGCGTGGAAGAAGGGCGACCCGAGCAGCTGA
- a CDS encoding TetR/AcrR family transcriptional regulator has product MSGTQGRPLRADAARNRARLLDVATEVFTTRGVGVPTEEIARAAGVGVGTLFRHFPTKEALLEAVMVRRLEAIAARTARLAAEAEPTEAFFDCFRLVIEQSAGKNEFAQALAAAGVDAQAALQESSTKIRAQLAELLARAQQAGAVRSELGLPELIALLVGTSTMMEHLGADPAARQRIFEVVFDGLRPR; this is encoded by the coding sequence ATGAGCGGTACTCAGGGACGCCCACTGCGCGCGGACGCGGCGCGCAACCGGGCCAGGCTGCTGGACGTCGCCACGGAGGTGTTCACCACCCGCGGCGTCGGCGTGCCGACCGAGGAGATCGCCCGGGCCGCCGGGGTCGGGGTGGGCACGCTCTTCAGGCACTTCCCGACCAAGGAGGCGCTGCTGGAGGCCGTGATGGTGCGCAGGCTGGAGGCGATCGCCGCCCGGACCGCGCGGCTGGCCGCCGAGGCCGAGCCCACCGAGGCCTTCTTCGACTGCTTCCGACTGGTGATCGAGCAGTCCGCGGGCAAGAACGAGTTCGCCCAGGCGCTCGCCGCCGCCGGGGTGGACGCCCAGGCGGCCCTGCAGGAGTCCAGCACGAAGATCCGGGCGCAGCTGGCCGAGCTCCTGGCCCGGGCACAACAGGCCGGGGCCGTCCGTTCGGAGCTGGGCCTGCCGGAACTGATCGCCCTGCTGGTCGGCACCAGCACGATGATGGAGCACCTGGGAGCCGACCCGGCGGCCCGGCAGCGGATCTTCGAGGTGGTCTTCGACGGGCTGCGGCCACGCTGA
- a CDS encoding nuclear transport factor 2 family protein — MSETLSPRAVFQQLIEGITTGRFAELAELYAEDAVVETVFEPVGPRRIEGRAALEERFAAVSANSPIGLVATDVVILETDDPEVIVAEWNYQVHHRVTGRNFATANIQVLRVRDGLIVGSRDFHDHLALIVAGGDLPQLVAALDGK, encoded by the coding sequence ATGTCCGAAACGCTGTCACCGCGCGCGGTCTTCCAGCAGCTGATCGAGGGAATCACCACGGGGCGGTTCGCGGAACTGGCCGAGCTCTACGCCGAGGACGCCGTGGTGGAGACCGTCTTCGAGCCGGTCGGGCCGCGCCGCATCGAGGGGCGGGCCGCACTCGAGGAGCGGTTCGCGGCGGTCTCTGCGAACTCGCCGATCGGGCTGGTCGCGACGGACGTGGTGATCCTGGAGACCGACGACCCGGAGGTGATCGTCGCCGAATGGAACTACCAGGTGCACCACCGCGTGACCGGGCGGAACTTCGCGACCGCCAACATCCAGGTGCTGCGGGTCCGCGACGGTCTGATCGTCGGCAGCCGGGATTTCCACGATCACCTGGCCCTCATCGTGGCCGGCGGCGACCTGCCGCAGCTGGTGGCGGCGCTGGACGGGAAGTAG
- a CDS encoding alpha/beta fold hydrolase → MAERVVEVDGVQLCTESFGDRSDPPVLLIMGTGASMLWWEEGFCRTLAGGGRFVIRYDHRDTGRSVTYEPGRPGYTGADLVADAARVLDAHGIPAAHLVGVSAGGALAQQLALGDAGRVLSLVLISTSCAVPGDRELPAPTEEFMRFVSAVRVDWSDAASVIEYQVAYARVLAGGRRPFDETAARTLVRHDVERAHDFASARNHDSLPDGELSRASLSSIAVPTLVIHGTADPLFPLRHGEALAEQVAGGRLLVLKDAGHGVERADWATIVPAILEHTAADMGAG, encoded by the coding sequence ATGGCCGAGCGCGTTGTCGAGGTGGACGGGGTCCAGCTGTGCACCGAGTCCTTCGGCGACCGGTCGGATCCGCCCGTCCTGCTGATCATGGGCACCGGGGCTTCGATGCTCTGGTGGGAGGAGGGCTTCTGCCGGACGCTCGCCGGGGGCGGGCGTTTCGTGATCCGTTACGACCACCGAGACACCGGCCGATCGGTCACCTACGAGCCGGGCCGTCCCGGATACACCGGCGCGGACCTGGTCGCCGACGCCGCCCGCGTGCTCGACGCCCATGGGATTCCCGCCGCGCACCTCGTGGGTGTCTCGGCCGGAGGGGCACTCGCACAGCAACTCGCGCTCGGTGACGCCGGTCGCGTCCTGTCACTCGTGCTGATCAGCACGTCCTGCGCCGTGCCCGGCGACCGTGAGCTTCCCGCGCCGACCGAGGAGTTCATGCGGTTCGTCTCGGCCGTGCGCGTCGATTGGTCGGACGCCGCGTCGGTGATCGAGTATCAGGTCGCCTACGCGCGCGTGCTCGCGGGGGGTCGGCGCCCGTTCGACGAGACCGCCGCCCGCACCCTGGTCCGTCACGACGTCGAGCGCGCGCACGATTTCGCCTCGGCCCGCAACCACGACTCACTTCCGGACGGCGAGCTCTCCCGGGCGTCCCTGTCCTCGATCGCCGTGCCCACGCTGGTGATCCACGGGACCGCCGATCCGCTGTTCCCGCTCCGGCACGGTGAGGCACTCGCGGAACAGGTCGCCGGCGGAAGGCTCTTGGTGCTGAAGGACGCCGGCCATGGGGTCGAGCGAGCCGACTGGGCGACGATCGTCCCCGCAATCCTCGAACACACCGCCGCAGACATGGGTGCCGGTTAG